The Streptomyces aurantiacus genome includes a region encoding these proteins:
- a CDS encoding serine hydrolase produces the protein MADRAGGGPSRRQLGRGLTALGGALILAPLPAASAAPGATKSNSGRGRHPTLRRGSAERAGLLPAPLRQLVDEAETFLGPSPEHPWYAGAVLLAGRGGTVALHQPIGKAVRYSAYDEKTDTAVELPAEQQIPMAEDTVFDLASVSKLFTSILAVQQIERGTLELEGRVASYLPDFGGAGKQDITVRQLLTHTSGFRAWIPLYNAPTHEDKLRLIWKEAPLNPPGTTYLYSDLNLISLQLVLEKITGRPLDALLRDGITAPLGMRRTRFNPPPSWKPRIAATEDARKPWSGLDRGLVWGEVHDENAYSLGGVAGHAGVFSTAWDLAVLGRTLLNGGVYGRARILEPESVDLMFTDFNTAFPGDEHGLGFELYQHWFMGAMATPRTAGHTGFTGTSLVLDPTTDSFLVVLGNSVHPVRSWRSGSAPRVAAANNLARAVPVRPARGRTAWFSGMAAGTSATLTLPALDVGAGGRLRCALWWDVEPQADALFLESSADGGTTWQAVPFSTVRRGQAPQEHPAGSVTGWSGRAWHRLDADLPVAGRFVLRWRYTTDRLYVGRGVYVDALRVRDDGRVVFDEARPADATRVEAVGWVASST, from the coding sequence ATGGCGGACAGAGCGGGCGGCGGGCCGTCCCGTCGGCAACTGGGCCGGGGCCTGACGGCGCTCGGCGGCGCACTGATCCTGGCGCCCCTGCCGGCTGCCTCGGCGGCCCCCGGTGCCACAAAGAGCAACAGCGGTCGCGGCCGTCACCCGACCCTGCGCCGCGGCTCCGCCGAACGCGCCGGTCTGCTCCCCGCCCCTCTGCGCCAACTGGTCGACGAAGCCGAGACGTTCCTCGGCCCCTCCCCCGAACACCCTTGGTACGCGGGCGCCGTGCTGCTCGCGGGACGCGGCGGCACGGTCGCCCTCCACCAGCCGATCGGCAAGGCGGTGCGCTACTCGGCGTACGACGAGAAGACCGACACGGCCGTGGAGTTGCCCGCCGAGCAGCAGATCCCGATGGCCGAGGACACGGTCTTCGACCTCGCCTCGGTGTCGAAGCTGTTCACATCGATCCTCGCCGTGCAGCAGATCGAGCGCGGCACGCTGGAGCTGGAGGGCAGGGTCGCCTCGTACCTCCCGGACTTCGGCGGCGCGGGCAAACAGGACATCACAGTCCGTCAACTCCTCACGCACACGTCGGGTTTCCGCGCCTGGATCCCGCTCTACAACGCACCGACCCACGAGGACAAGCTCCGGCTCATCTGGAAGGAGGCACCGCTCAACCCGCCGGGCACCACGTACCTCTACTCGGACCTCAACCTGATCTCGCTCCAGCTCGTCCTGGAGAAGATCACCGGCCGCCCCCTGGACGCCCTGCTCCGCGACGGGATCACCGCGCCGCTCGGCATGCGCCGCACCCGCTTCAACCCACCGCCCTCCTGGAAGCCGCGGATCGCCGCCACCGAGGACGCCCGCAAACCCTGGTCCGGCCTCGACCGTGGTCTCGTATGGGGTGAGGTGCACGACGAGAACGCGTACAGCCTGGGCGGCGTGGCGGGTCACGCCGGTGTCTTCTCCACCGCGTGGGACCTCGCGGTCCTCGGCCGTACGCTGCTCAACGGCGGCGTGTACGGCAGGGCTCGCATCCTGGAACCCGAGTCGGTGGACCTGATGTTCACCGACTTCAACACGGCCTTCCCCGGGGACGAGCACGGTCTCGGCTTCGAGCTGTACCAGCACTGGTTCATGGGAGCCATGGCCACCCCGCGCACCGCCGGTCACACCGGATTCACCGGGACGTCCCTGGTCCTCGACCCGACGACGGACTCCTTCCTCGTCGTGCTCGGCAACTCCGTGCACCCCGTGCGCAGTTGGCGATCAGGCTCCGCTCCCCGAGTCGCCGCCGCCAACAACCTGGCCCGCGCGGTGCCGGTCCGGCCCGCCCGAGGGCGTACGGCCTGGTTCTCCGGCATGGCGGCCGGCACGTCCGCGACGCTGACCCTGCCCGCGCTGGACGTCGGGGCCGGAGGCCGCCTTCGGTGCGCCCTGTGGTGGGACGTCGAACCGCAGGCGGACGCCCTCTTCCTGGAGTCCTCGGCGGACGGTGGCACGACCTGGCAGGCGGTGCCGTTCAGCACCGTGCGTCGCGGGCAGGCTCCGCAGGAGCATCCCGCCGGGTCGGTGACGGGCTGGTCGGGCCGGGCCTGGCACCGGCTCGACGCGGATCTTCCCGTGGCCGGCCGGTTCGTCCTGCGCTGGCGGTACACGACGGACCGGCTCTACGTGGGCCGGGGCGTGTACGTCGACGCGCTGCGGGTGCGGGACGACGGCCGGGTCGTGTTCGACGAGGCCCGGCCGGCGGACGCCACACGCGTCGAGGCCGTGGGCTGGGTGGCGTCCTCGACCTGA
- a CDS encoding serine/threonine-protein kinase: MGDTRLIQGRYRLLDLIGRGGMGEVWRARDESLGRQVAVKCLKPLGHHHDHSFTRVLRERFRREARVAAALQHRGVTVVHDFGESDGVLYLVMELLDGRNLSQLLEDNKNHPLPVADIVEVADQVAAALAYTHQQGIVHRDLKPANIMRLDDGTVKICDFGIARLGADIGFTSRLTGTGIAMGTPHYMSPEQIGGVQVDQRSDLYSFGCVLYEIATGAPPFDLDDAWAVLVGHRDTLPEPPRSHRSELPEYLDGIILDLLAKEPGQRPHDARELGRRIGEGRTTPAYVPTVVSAPLGRGTTERPAPREARLPSWTRGMTTGHKATGAGLRTTPPDAAAGLTGDWIARTDTRRAHEPVIAERPAPSPDLLTTLTGRHNAGLSLGRLGRWAEAGEVHRAVAVEREHALGPDHPDTLASRYEVGFTLSRTGRPADALREYGHVARTREHVLGPDHPDTLAARQETAYVLGQLGRHFEAHQVYTAVLASREHAMGPDHPDTLRCRHNLAFNLSRLGRLEDSYRMASEVAVARARVLGPNHPDTLVTRYEVAYALGQLGRWPEALQTYQEVAGARAQALGPDHPDTLAARYEVGISLGRLGRSAQALELYRGLIDDRIRVHGPGHPETLRARHGLGVNLGRLGRWEEALAESRDVCAVRERVLGPDHPDTLVSRREVAVGLGWLGRWTDALTEYRQVADARERVLGADHPDALASRNDEAHCLEQLGRGAEAVELYRRVAALRQQRASGAR; encoded by the coding sequence ATGGGGGACACCAGGCTCATCCAGGGCCGGTACCGGTTGCTCGACCTGATCGGTCGAGGCGGCATGGGGGAGGTGTGGCGCGCCCGGGACGAGTCGCTGGGCAGACAGGTCGCCGTCAAGTGCCTCAAACCGCTGGGGCATCATCACGACCACTCGTTCACCCGTGTCCTGCGGGAGAGGTTCCGCCGCGAGGCGCGGGTGGCCGCGGCCCTCCAGCACCGGGGGGTGACGGTCGTCCACGACTTCGGGGAGTCCGACGGCGTCCTGTACCTGGTGATGGAGCTGCTCGACGGGCGCAACCTGAGCCAGCTCCTGGAGGACAACAAGAACCACCCGCTGCCCGTCGCCGACATCGTGGAGGTCGCCGACCAGGTGGCCGCCGCCCTCGCCTACACCCACCAACAGGGCATCGTGCACCGCGACCTGAAGCCCGCCAACATCATGCGGCTCGACGACGGCACGGTGAAGATCTGCGACTTCGGCATCGCCCGGCTCGGCGCCGACATCGGTTTCACGTCGCGCCTGACCGGAACCGGCATCGCGATGGGCACCCCGCACTACATGTCGCCCGAGCAGATCGGCGGGGTCCAGGTCGACCAGCGCAGCGACCTCTACTCCTTCGGCTGTGTGCTGTACGAGATCGCCACCGGCGCCCCGCCGTTCGATCTCGACGACGCGTGGGCGGTTCTGGTCGGCCACCGGGACACGCTCCCCGAACCACCGCGCAGCCACCGGTCGGAACTCCCCGAGTACCTGGACGGGATCATCCTCGACCTGCTGGCGAAGGAGCCCGGGCAGCGGCCGCACGACGCCCGTGAGCTGGGTCGCCGTATCGGCGAGGGCCGCACCACGCCCGCGTACGTGCCGACCGTCGTGTCGGCCCCCCTGGGGCGCGGGACGACGGAGCGGCCCGCGCCGCGCGAGGCGCGCCTGCCGTCCTGGACCCGCGGAATGACCACCGGTCACAAGGCGACCGGGGCCGGACTGCGCACCACGCCGCCGGACGCCGCCGCGGGGCTCACCGGCGACTGGATAGCCCGCACCGACACCCGCCGGGCCCATGAGCCCGTGATCGCCGAACGGCCTGCCCCGTCACCGGACTTGCTCACCACCCTCACCGGCCGCCACAACGCGGGGCTGAGTCTGGGACGGCTGGGCCGCTGGGCGGAGGCCGGCGAGGTGCACCGCGCGGTCGCCGTCGAACGCGAACACGCCCTCGGGCCCGACCACCCCGACACACTGGCCAGCCGGTACGAGGTCGGCTTCACCCTCAGCCGCACGGGCCGCCCCGCCGACGCGCTGCGCGAATACGGGCACGTGGCGCGGACCAGGGAACACGTCCTCGGCCCCGACCACCCGGACACACTGGCCGCCCGGCAGGAAACGGCCTACGTGCTGGGCCAGTTGGGGCGCCACTTCGAGGCGCACCAGGTCTACACGGCGGTGCTGGCCAGCCGGGAACACGCCATGGGACCCGACCATCCGGACACCCTGCGCTGCCGCCACAACCTCGCCTTCAACCTGAGCAGGCTCGGGCGGCTGGAGGACTCGTACCGGATGGCGAGCGAGGTGGCTGTGGCCCGCGCCCGGGTGCTGGGCCCGAACCACCCCGACACGCTCGTCACCCGCTACGAAGTGGCGTACGCGCTTGGCCAGTTGGGTCGGTGGCCTGAGGCGCTGCAGACCTACCAGGAGGTCGCCGGGGCCAGGGCGCAGGCGCTCGGCCCCGACCATCCGGACACGCTCGCCGCCCGCTACGAGGTCGGCATCAGTCTCGGCAGGCTCGGACGCAGCGCCCAGGCCCTGGAGCTGTACCGGGGCCTGATCGACGACCGCATCCGCGTCCACGGCCCCGGCCACCCCGAGACCCTGCGCGCCCGGCACGGGCTCGGGGTCAACCTGGGCCGGCTCGGCCGCTGGGAGGAGGCCCTCGCCGAGTCCCGCGACGTGTGCGCCGTCCGGGAGCGTGTCCTCGGGCCCGACCACCCGGACACCCTGGTGAGCCGCCGTGAGGTCGCCGTCGGTCTCGGCTGGCTCGGGCGCTGGACCGACGCCCTCACCGAGTACCGGCAGGTGGCCGACGCGCGGGAACGTGTCCTCGGCGCCGACCATCCGGACGCGCTGGCCAGCCGCAACGACGAGGCCCACTGCCTGGAGCAGCTCGGTCGAGGGGCGGAGGCGGTCGAGTTGTACCGGAGGGTGGCGGCTTTGCGGCAGCAGCGGGCGTCCGGGGCACGGTGA
- a CDS encoding acyl-CoA synthetase → MSQPPGGFWAQATADPERTVLVATDGEEWTAGRLHAEANRLVHALRAAGLDRGDAFAVVLPNGVEFLTAYLAASQAGFYLVPVNHHLVGPEIAWIVADSGAKVLIAHERFGAAARHAADEAKLPENRRYAVGSVEGFRPYGELLDGRPGSVPGDRTLGWVMNYTSGTTGRPRGIRRPLPGKLPEETYLGGFLGIFGIKPFDGNVHLVCSPLYHTAVLQFAGASLHIGHQLVLMDKWTPEEMLRLIDTHRCTHTHMVPTQFHRLLALPEHTRAAYDVSSMRHAIHGAAPCPDHVKRAMIEWWGHSVEEYYAASEGGGAFATAEDWLKKPGTVGKAWPISELAVFDDDGNRVPPGELGTVYMKMSTGGFSYHKDEAKTRKNRIGDFFTVGDLGYLDEDGYLFLRDRKIDMIISGGVNIYPAEIEAALLTHPAVADAAAFGIPHDDWGEAVKAVIEPAPGFEPGEALAVEILGHCERQLAGYKRPGSVDFIEAMPRDPNGKLYKRRLRDPYWEGRTRAV, encoded by the coding sequence GTGAGTCAGCCCCCAGGCGGCTTCTGGGCCCAGGCCACCGCCGACCCCGAGCGCACCGTCCTCGTCGCGACCGACGGAGAGGAGTGGACCGCGGGCCGACTGCACGCCGAGGCGAACCGGCTGGTGCACGCACTGCGCGCCGCCGGCCTCGATCGCGGTGACGCCTTCGCCGTCGTCCTGCCCAACGGCGTCGAGTTCCTCACCGCGTACCTCGCCGCCTCGCAGGCCGGTTTCTACCTCGTGCCCGTCAACCACCATCTCGTCGGGCCCGAGATCGCCTGGATCGTCGCCGACTCCGGGGCCAAGGTGCTGATCGCGCACGAGCGGTTCGGCGCCGCCGCCCGCCACGCGGCCGACGAGGCGAAGCTCCCCGAGAACCGGCGGTACGCGGTCGGCTCCGTCGAGGGCTTCCGGCCGTACGGTGAACTCCTCGACGGCCGGCCCGGATCAGTGCCCGGAGACCGGACGCTCGGCTGGGTCATGAACTACACCTCCGGCACCACGGGCCGTCCGCGCGGCATCAGGCGCCCGCTGCCCGGCAAGCTCCCCGAGGAGACGTATCTCGGCGGATTCCTCGGCATCTTCGGCATCAAGCCGTTCGACGGCAACGTGCATCTGGTGTGTTCGCCGCTCTACCACACGGCCGTCCTCCAGTTCGCGGGCGCGTCCCTGCACATCGGGCACCAGCTGGTGCTGATGGACAAGTGGACGCCCGAGGAGATGCTCCGGCTCATCGACACCCACCGGTGCACGCACACCCACATGGTCCCGACGCAGTTCCACCGCCTGCTGGCGCTGCCGGAGCACACCAGGGCGGCGTACGACGTGTCGTCCATGCGGCATGCCATCCACGGCGCCGCCCCCTGCCCGGACCACGTGAAACGCGCCATGATCGAGTGGTGGGGCCACAGCGTCGAGGAGTACTACGCGGCCAGTGAAGGCGGTGGCGCCTTCGCCACCGCCGAGGACTGGCTGAAGAAGCCCGGCACGGTCGGCAAGGCCTGGCCGATCAGCGAACTCGCCGTCTTCGACGACGACGGGAACAGGGTGCCGCCCGGTGAACTCGGCACCGTCTACATGAAGATGAGCACCGGCGGATTCTCGTACCACAAGGACGAGGCCAAGACGAGGAAGAACCGCATCGGGGACTTCTTCACCGTCGGTGACCTGGGATATCTCGACGAGGACGGGTATCTCTTCCTCCGTGACCGGAAGATCGACATGATCATCTCGGGCGGGGTCAACATCTACCCCGCCGAGATCGAGGCCGCGCTGCTCACCCACCCCGCCGTCGCCGACGCGGCCGCCTTCGGGATACCGCACGACGACTGGGGCGAGGCAGTGAAGGCGGTCATCGAACCCGCCCCCGGCTTCGAGCCGGGCGAAGCGCTGGCCGTGGAGATCCTGGGGCACTGCGAACGGCAACTGGCCGGATACAAACGGCCCGGGAGCGTCGACTTCATCGAGGCGATGCCACGCGACCCCAACGGCAAGCTGTACAAGCGGCGCCTGCGGGACCCGTACTGGGAGGGCCGCACACGGGCCGTGTGA
- a CDS encoding NAD(P)H-dependent flavin oxidoreductase has translation MQTELSKKLGVEHALFGFTPFPAVAAAISRAGGLGVLGAVRYTAPDDLKRDLDWIEAHVDGMPYGLDVVMPAKKVEGVTEADVEAMIPEGHRQYVKDTLAKYGVPELAEGEVSGWRITGWMEQVARTQLDVAFDYPIKLLANALGSPPADVIERAHGQGVLVAALAGSARHARKHAEAGIDIVVAQGYEAGGHTGEIASMVLTPEVVEAVAPLPVLAAGGIGSGQQMAAALTLGAQGVWLGSIWLTTTEADMHSRALTQKLLAAGSGDTVRSRALTGKPARQLRTEWTDAWDDPNGPGTLPMPLQGLLVAEAVSRIQKHEVEPLLGTPVGQIVGRMNSERGVQEVVDDLTRDFEKAVDRLDRIAGRSHE, from the coding sequence ATGCAGACGGAGCTGAGCAAGAAACTGGGAGTCGAGCACGCCCTCTTCGGCTTCACGCCGTTCCCCGCCGTCGCCGCTGCCATCAGCCGGGCCGGCGGACTCGGCGTGCTCGGCGCGGTCCGCTACACCGCCCCCGACGACCTCAAGCGCGACCTCGACTGGATCGAGGCACATGTCGACGGAATGCCGTACGGGCTGGACGTCGTCATGCCCGCCAAGAAGGTCGAAGGAGTCACCGAGGCCGACGTGGAGGCGATGATCCCCGAGGGGCACCGCCAGTACGTCAAGGACACCCTGGCCAAGTACGGCGTGCCTGAGCTCGCCGAGGGCGAGGTCTCCGGCTGGCGCATCACCGGCTGGATGGAGCAGGTCGCCCGCACCCAGCTGGACGTCGCCTTCGACTATCCGATCAAGCTGCTGGCCAACGCGCTCGGTTCGCCGCCCGCCGACGTCATCGAGCGCGCCCACGGGCAGGGTGTACTCGTCGCCGCGCTCGCGGGCAGCGCCCGGCACGCGCGCAAACACGCGGAGGCGGGCATCGACATCGTCGTGGCCCAGGGCTACGAGGCCGGCGGCCACACCGGTGAGATCGCCTCGATGGTGCTCACCCCCGAGGTCGTCGAAGCCGTCGCGCCGCTGCCCGTGCTCGCGGCGGGCGGCATCGGCAGCGGTCAGCAGATGGCCGCCGCGCTCACACTCGGCGCCCAGGGTGTGTGGCTCGGCTCCATATGGCTGACCACCACAGAGGCCGACATGCACTCGCGCGCACTGACCCAGAAGCTGCTGGCCGCCGGGTCCGGCGACACGGTCCGCTCGCGCGCGCTGACCGGGAAACCCGCACGGCAGCTGCGCACCGAATGGACCGACGCCTGGGACGACCCGAACGGTCCCGGGACGCTCCCCATGCCCCTGCAGGGCCTGCTCGTCGCCGAGGCCGTCTCACGGATCCAGAAGCACGAGGTGGAGCCACTGCTCGGCACGCCCGTGGGACAGATCGTCGGCCGGATGAACAGCGAACGCGGCGTCCAGGAAGTCGTCGACGACCTCACACGCGACTTCGAGAAGGCCGTGGACCGACTCGACCGCATCGCCGGAAGGAGCCACGAGTGA
- a CDS encoding phytoene desaturase family protein: protein MAAHEGHREHDVVIVGGGHNGLVAAAYLARAGKSVLVLERLGNTGGAAVSTRPFAGVDARLSRYSYLVSLLPRKIVRDLGLDFRVRGRTVSSYTPTERDGRPAGLLIGGGERRTREAFARLTGSGREYQAWQRFYGMTGRVAKQVFPTLTEPLPTRDELRRRIDDEEAWRILFEEPLGVAVENTFADDLVRGVVLTDALIGTFADAHDPSLRQNRCFLYHVIGGGTGAWDVPVGGMGALTDALAGAARGAGAVLATGHEALRVETDGRSAEVTYRSAEGEGTVAARHVLVNASPQELARLTGDEPPAPAEGAQLKVNMLLKRLPRLRDTSVDPCEAFSGTFHIAEGYEQLATAHAQAASGALPEAPPSEIYCHSLTDPTILGPDLVQQGCHTLTLFGLHTPARLFARDNDGVREELLKSTLAQLDAHLVEPLTDCLATDADGRLCIEAKTPLDLERDLRLPGGNIFHRDLAFPHIQEGTGRWGVETRHANVLLCGAGAVRGGGVSGVPGHNAAMALLEAS from the coding sequence ATGGCTGCACACGAGGGACACCGGGAACACGACGTCGTCATCGTCGGCGGGGGCCACAACGGTCTGGTCGCCGCCGCCTACCTGGCCCGCGCGGGGAAGTCCGTCCTCGTCCTGGAGCGATTGGGGAACACCGGCGGCGCCGCCGTCTCGACCCGGCCGTTCGCCGGGGTCGACGCGCGGCTGTCGCGCTACTCCTACCTGGTCAGCCTGCTGCCCCGGAAGATCGTCCGGGACCTGGGTCTGGACTTCCGGGTGCGCGGCCGGACCGTGTCCTCCTACACGCCCACCGAACGCGACGGGCGGCCCGCCGGACTGCTCATCGGCGGCGGTGAGCGCCGCACCAGGGAAGCCTTCGCCCGGCTCACCGGCTCGGGCCGCGAGTACCAGGCCTGGCAGCGCTTCTACGGCATGACCGGCCGCGTCGCGAAGCAGGTGTTTCCCACCCTGACCGAACCGCTCCCCACGCGCGACGAACTGCGCCGCCGTATCGACGACGAGGAGGCCTGGCGCATCCTCTTCGAGGAACCGCTGGGGGTGGCCGTCGAGAACACCTTCGCCGACGACCTCGTACGGGGGGTCGTCCTCACCGACGCGCTCATCGGCACCTTCGCCGACGCCCACGATCCCTCCCTGCGGCAGAACCGCTGCTTCCTCTATCACGTGATCGGCGGCGGCACCGGAGCCTGGGACGTGCCGGTCGGTGGCATGGGGGCGCTCACCGACGCACTGGCCGGCGCGGCGCGAGGCGCCGGCGCGGTCCTCGCGACCGGCCACGAGGCGCTCCGGGTCGAGACCGACGGACGCTCCGCCGAGGTCACCTACCGGAGCGCGGAGGGCGAGGGGACCGTCGCGGCCCGGCACGTCCTCGTCAACGCCTCCCCGCAGGAGCTCGCGCGACTGACCGGCGACGAGCCGCCGGCCCCCGCCGAGGGCGCCCAGCTCAAGGTGAACATGCTGCTGAAGCGGCTGCCCCGGCTGCGCGACACGTCCGTCGACCCTTGCGAGGCCTTCTCCGGCACCTTCCACATCGCCGAGGGCTACGAGCAGCTCGCGACCGCGCACGCGCAGGCCGCGTCCGGTGCGCTGCCCGAGGCGCCGCCCTCGGAGATCTACTGTCACTCGCTCACCGATCCCACGATCCTGGGACCCGACCTCGTCCAGCAGGGCTGCCACACCCTCACGCTCTTCGGCCTCCACACGCCCGCCCGGCTCTTCGCGCGTGACAACGACGGCGTACGCGAGGAACTCCTCAAGTCGACCCTGGCGCAACTGGACGCGCACCTCGTCGAACCGCTCACCGACTGTCTGGCGACCGACGCGGACGGCCGCCTCTGCATCGAGGCGAAGACGCCCCTCGACCTGGAACGCGACCTCAGGCTGCCCGGCGGCAACATCTTCCACCGCGACCTGGCCTTCCCCCACATCCAGGAGGGCACCGGCCGCTGGGGCGTCGAGACCCGGCACGCCAACGTCCTGCTCTGCGGCGCGGGCGCGGTACGCGGAGGAGGGGTGAGCGGGGTACCGGGGCACAACGCGGCCATGGCACTCCTGGAAGCCTCGTAG
- a CDS encoding acyl-CoA synthetase: MTPGHGSTVDGVLRRSARRTPARVAVTYRERSWTYAELDEAVSRAAQVLRSSALAPGDRVGAYGHNSDAYLIGFLACARAGLVHVPVNQNLTGDDLAYIVGQSGSALVLADPDLTDRLPDGVRVLPLRDAEDSLLARLDSTPAYDGPEPRTEDLVQLLYTSGTTALPKGAMMTHRALVHEYLSAITALDLSAGDLPVHSLPLYHSAQMHVFLLPYLAVGARNTILDAPDADQLFDLVEAGRADSLFAPPTVWIGLSNRPDFATRDLSGLRKAYYGASIMPVPVLERLRSRLPKLAFYNCFGQSEIGPLSMVLAPHEHRKKRLASCGRPVLFVDARVVDEEGKDVPDGTSGEVVYRSPQLCEGYWDKPEETAEAFRDGWFHSGDLVVRDAEGYFTVVDRVKDVINSGGVLLASRQVEDALYTHPGVAEAAVIGLPDERWIEAVTAVVVPRGDVTEDELVAHVREELAHFKAPKRVLFVDELPRNASGKILKRELRDRFGADSPASGPGG; the protein is encoded by the coding sequence ATGACGCCTGGACACGGCAGCACGGTGGACGGGGTGCTGCGGCGCAGCGCCCGGCGCACCCCGGCACGCGTCGCGGTCACCTACCGCGAGCGCTCCTGGACGTACGCCGAACTCGACGAGGCCGTCTCACGGGCGGCCCAGGTGCTGCGCTCCTCGGCCCTGGCCCCCGGTGACCGCGTCGGCGCCTACGGGCACAACTCGGACGCGTACCTCATCGGCTTCCTGGCCTGCGCCCGCGCCGGGCTCGTCCACGTGCCGGTCAACCAGAACCTGACGGGCGACGACCTCGCGTACATCGTCGGCCAGTCCGGCAGCGCGCTCGTCCTGGCCGACCCGGACCTCACGGACCGGCTCCCCGACGGGGTACGCGTGCTGCCGCTGCGCGACGCCGAGGACTCGCTGCTCGCGCGGCTGGACTCGACGCCCGCGTACGACGGCCCCGAGCCGCGCACCGAAGACCTGGTGCAGTTGCTCTACACCTCGGGCACGACCGCGCTGCCCAAGGGCGCGATGATGACCCACCGCGCGCTGGTGCACGAGTACCTGAGCGCGATCACCGCTCTCGACCTGAGCGCCGGTGACCTGCCCGTGCACTCACTGCCGCTCTACCACTCGGCGCAGATGCACGTCTTCCTGCTGCCGTACCTGGCGGTGGGCGCCCGGAACACCATCCTCGACGCTCCCGACGCCGACCAGCTCTTCGACCTCGTCGAGGCCGGCCGGGCGGACAGCCTCTTCGCGCCGCCCACCGTCTGGATCGGTCTGTCGAACCGCCCCGACTTCGCGACACGTGACCTCAGCGGGCTGCGCAAGGCGTACTACGGGGCCTCGATCATGCCGGTGCCCGTACTGGAACGGCTGCGGTCCCGGCTGCCGAAGCTGGCCTTCTACAACTGTTTCGGTCAGAGCGAGATCGGTCCGCTGTCCATGGTCCTCGCGCCGCACGAGCACCGGAAGAAGCGGCTGGCCTCCTGCGGACGCCCGGTGCTGTTCGTGGACGCGCGGGTGGTCGACGAGGAGGGCAAGGACGTACCGGACGGCACCTCGGGCGAGGTCGTCTACCGGTCGCCGCAGCTCTGCGAGGGCTACTGGGACAAGCCCGAGGAGACGGCCGAGGCCTTCCGGGACGGCTGGTTCCACTCCGGTGATCTCGTGGTGCGGGACGCCGAGGGATACTTCACCGTCGTCGACCGGGTGAAGGACGTCATCAACTCCGGCGGCGTACTGCTCGCCTCGCGGCAGGTCGAGGACGCTCTCTACACCCATCCCGGGGTGGCCGAGGCCGCGGTGATCGGCCTCCCGGACGAGCGGTGGATCGAGGCGGTCACCGCGGTGGTCGTTCCCCGCGGTGACGTCACGGAGGACGAACTCGTCGCCCACGTGCGCGAGGAGCTCGCGCACTTCAAGGCACCGAAGCGGGTGCTGTTCGTGGACGAGCTGCCGCGCAACGCGAGCGGGAAGATCCTCAAGCGGGAACTGCGGGACCGGTTCGGGGCGGATTCCCCCGCGAGCGGGCCCGGTGGTTGA